A part of Solenopsis invicta isolate M01_SB chromosome 2, UNIL_Sinv_3.0, whole genome shotgun sequence genomic DNA contains:
- the LOC105196471 gene encoding PI-actitoxin-Afv2a, whose protein sequence is MDLKLRLLLVFVVVSILTHKITAHRPELCMLPVEKGNCRAYITRYAYNSAAGQCERFIYTGCGANANNFKSMAVCEETCVHI, encoded by the exons ATGGATCTTAAATTACGTTTGTTACTTGTGTTTGTTGTCGTCAGCATATTAACTCATAAGATCACAGCTCATCGACCAGAAC TTTGCATGTTGCCCGTGGAAAAAGGTAATTGCAGAGCATATATAACAAGATACGCATACAATTCAGCTGCAGGACAATGCGAACGATTCATATATACTGGTTGTGGTGCAAATGCAAACAATTTTAAGAGTATGGCCGTGTGCGAGGAGacatgtgtacatatataa
- the LOC105196470 gene encoding CCR4-NOT transcription complex subunit 7 isoform X1, whose translation MPSATGGTNQIGQQKGGGTMPINEECGIRDVWGHNLEEEFRTIRQVVQQYQYIAMDTEFPGVVARPIGEFRTNADYQYQLLRCNVDLLRIIQLGLTFLDESGNTPGGSYTTWQFNFKFNLHEDMYAQDSIDMLQNSGIQFKKHEEEGIDPLEFAELLMTSGIVLVDDIKWLSFHSGYDFGYLLKLLTDQKLPQEESEFFELLRIYFPTIYDVKYLMKSCKNLKGGLQEVAEQLEIQRVGPQHQAGSDSLLTGMVFFKMREMFFEDNIDDVKYCGHLYGLGTSFVMNGSSTYMDSNGDNASTS comes from the exons ATGCCTTCAGCTACCG gtgggACCAACCAAATTGGGCAACAGAAGGGAGGGGGGACTATGCCCATTAATGAAGAATGTGGAATCAGAGATGTATGGGGACACAATTTAGAAGAAGAGTTTCGTACAATTCGTCAAGTTGTACAACAATATCAGTATATTGCAATGGATACAGAATTTCCGGGTGTTGTAGCTAGGCCTATTG gAGAATTCAGAACTAACGCCGACTATCAATATCAGCTATTACGTTGCAATGTAGATCTTCTGCGAATAATTCAACTTGGTCTCACATTTCTTGATGAGTCGGGGAATACGCCAGGCGGTAGCTATACAACATGgcagtttaattttaaattcaacttACA TGAAGACATGTATGCACAGGATAGTATAGATATGCTACAAAATAGTGGTATACAGTTCAAGAAACATGAAGAGGAAGGCATTGATCCTTTAGAGTTTGCTGAACTGTTAATGACATCGGGAATTGTTCTTGTTGATGACATAAAATGGCTATCTTTTCATTCTGGCTACGATTTTGGTTACTTATTGAAACTCCTCACGGATCAAAAATTACCACAGGAGGAAAGTGAATTCTTCGAGCTTCTTAGGATATACTTTCCAACGATATATGATGTAAAA TACTTAATGAAATCGTGCAAGAACCTGAAAGGCGGTTTACAAGAAGTGGCAGAACAACTGGAAATTCAGAGAGTGGGTCCTCAACATCAAGCCGGCTCCGATTCCCTTCTTACTGGAATGGTCTTTTTTAAAATGCGAGAA ATGTTTTTCGAAGATAATATTGATGATGTAAAGTACTGTGGACATCTATATGGTCTGGGAACGTCATTTGTCATGAACGGATCTAGCACATATATGGACAGTAATGGAGATAACGCCTCGACATCGTAA
- the LOC105196469 gene encoding protein mesh isoform X2 — protein sequence MRPRASWRKLDCIFALSKWILLFACLVSLIPREITAQNTNETFESAFRLNSPELIENESTEDSVGLPPQTKAVHLELDDLVEEEENLGPVEKKVDVEESPVQVLPDVEDFAAKGNSGTDLPIVQKVSGKKANAKSGKYVRYDSKLPEAERYAPRPNDNVPFYTITKERLQEIRSEFMYWYFDKGGNDDKGDYQSALQATNLQIHKNLNFQLPFFGFRFNYTRLTVNGYLEFSDPPEHLTYPLVFPIKDWPKKNDPAFIGIFFSKCRIGMIREDDIDKRKPGVYFRLERDLQTRTDQFGVEMRERVMWDIREGVVGADSFIPKHALIATWKNMSFTGGIDSSLHTTNTFQLVLATDEVFAYAIFNYLNLRWTSHTEAGGDTTLGENGVPAFVGFNAGNGTQSYEYKPYSQATTIRDLTGRGWANGFPGRHIFRIDEKIMLGTCNKDIAGAHLPLVFAPESGNMLGGTVVNITGPCFNESQKIKCRFENEVVMGTVIDKNRAICVQPFLKYEGYIRFYIAIDSGTYDWKGKYFVETPATATERIFFIDKEAVHQKDPAEIKITWNAYNLTTNIGAGIQISLWGYKETKTRPEFEFITVLESSHTNIGKYAIKPAKYRDAYNPYHQDMIFGFIQINLTDPHLYSGLSITPSLWSRPIPLGWYFAPQWERQYGSKWPQKICDKWIMHDRYLKNFASEVALCPCILDHALYDKGRFLPDYTCDKDSNIDCYYNQYASHCVRTGAPNMDGAEQQCCYDKNGFLMLTYDQQWGSRPHRSHNLGFFPWNEANKVPTLSHWWHDVVPMYACCLWQEEQAVGCETFRFERRPSQDCIAYQSPGVATVFGDPHFVTFDNVEYTFNGKGEFVLLRVNDIKDKLDVQGRFEQMPPNMFGPVMATHLTSVAVRGNNSATIEVRLRPKHAQWRYRLDVFADGQRIYFDRPALKFQHFPGVVVYTPTYILNQSEVIVMLDTGAGVEVVENEGFLSTRVYLPWSYLNKTRGLFGIWNFDKTDDLTSPSGYQVPIGSVNSSRTVHTDFALHWMLEDKENKLLGAALFHREFGRTASYYANRTFEPEFGKYPSEILPVNKSYIAERAAQLCSDSYQCQYDYVMTLNRDLAHFTRNYYDTYTQIRALNKEEVISCGVLETPRFGRKSNFLFVPGTKVSFECNQDFTLVGDKRRVCLPEGRWNTPEYGYTECLRQQEYSSRTAGITTGIVLACLVPILLIIVCVGYRILKNRKKEQELEEISARTRHAELQRLRKIGEDDESIPYSPSRATEIN from the exons ATGCGACCTCGAGCGTCGTGGAGGAAGCTCGATTGCATTTTCGCATTATCGAAATGGATCCTTCTTTTCGCGTGTCTTGTTTCATTAATACCACGTGAAATTACCGCGCAAAATACAAACGAGACGTTTGAAAGTGCATTCCGATTGAATTCACCTGAGTTGATCGAGAACGAAAGTACGGAGGACAGCGTCGGTTTGCCGCCGCAAACGAAAGCGGTTCATCTGGAGCTCGATGATCTCGTCGAGGAAGAGGAAAATTTAGGTCCCGTCGAGAAGAAGGTCGACGTAGAGGAAAGTCCGGTGCAAGTGTTGCCGGACGTTGAAGATTTCGCAGCGAAGGGCAACTCCGGAACGGATTTGCCTATCGTTCAAAAAGTTTCCGGTAAAAAGGCGAACGCAAAGTCCGGAAAATATGTAAGATACG ATTCTAAATTACCTGAGGCTGAGAGATACGCGCCTCGCCCGAATGACAATGTAcctttttatacaataacaaaAGAAAGATTGCAAGAGATTCGATCTGAATTTATGTATTGGTATTTCGATAAGGGTGGCAATGATGATAAGGGTGATTACCAATCGGCTCTGCAGGCAACGAATCTACaaattcacaaaaatttgaatttccaATTACCTTTCTTCGGCTTCAGATTCAACTACACGAGA TTAACTGTTAATGGATACTTGGAGTTCAGTGATCCACCGGAGCACCTTACGTATCCTCTTGTGTTTCCGATTAAAGACTGGCCTAAAAAGAACGATCCTGCCTTCATCggcatttttttcagtaaatgtCGCATAGGAATGATAAGAGAGGACGATATTGATAAAAGAAAACCGGGGGTGTACTTCAG GCTCGAAAGGGATTTACAAACAAGAACCGATCAGTTTGGAGTAGAAATGCGCGAGCGTGTCATGTGGGACATCCGTGAGGGTGTTGTCGGCGCTGATTCATTCATACCTAAGCACGCTCTTATTGCAACTTGGAAAAATATGTCCTTTACGGGTGGTATCGATTCGTCTCTTCACACAACCAATACGTTTCAACTAGTTTTGGCTACTGACGAGGTCTTCGCATACGCAATTTTCAATTACCTCAACCTGAGATGGACGAGTCATACCGAAGCGGGCGGTGATACAACTCTGGGCGAGAATGGAGTTCCTGCATTT GTTGGATTTAATGCTGGAAATGGTACTCAGAGCTACGAGTATAAGCCTTACTCTCAAGCGACCACGATCCGCGACTTAACAGGCAGGGGATGGGCAAACGGTTTCCCAGGACGGCACATATTCAGgatagatgaaaaaataatgcTGGGTACCTGTAATAAAGACATCG CTGGAGCTCATCTGCCGCTGGTTTTCGCTCCGGAATCCGGAAACATGCTGGGCGGTACCGTTGTCAATATTACCGGACCGTGTTTCAACGAGAGTCAGAAGATCAAGTGCCGCTTTGAGAACGAGGTAGTGATGGGCACGGTTATAGACAAAAATCGCGCAATTTGTGTGCAGCCTTTCTTGAAGTACGAGGGCTACATACGTTTCTACATTGCAATTGATAGTGGTACTTACGATTGGAAAGGAAAATATTTTGTCG AAACCCCAGCAACAGCGACGGAGAGGATTTTCTTCATCGACAAAGAGGCCGTTCACCAAAAGGATCCCGCAGAAATAAAGATCACATGGAACGCGTATAATTTAACTACCAATATAGGAGCAGGGATTCAAATATCATTATGGGGATACAAAGAGACCAAGACGAGACCCGAGTTTGAATTTATAACAGTTCTAGAG AGTTCGCATACTAATATCGGCAAATACGCTATTAAACCAGCCAAATACCGAGACGCGTACAATCCATATCATCAGGACATGATATTTGGCTTCATTCAAATTAACTTGACCGATCCGCACTTATATTCGGGACTATCGATAACACC GAGCCTGTGGAGTAGACCAATTCCTCTTGGTTGGTACTTCGCTCCTCAATGGGAACGCCAATACGGTTCGAAATGGCCTCAAAAAATCTGCGACAAGTGGATCATGCACGATCGGTATCTCAAAAACTTCGCCTCCGAAGTAGCGCTTTGCCCCTGCATCCTGGATCACGCTCTGTATGACAAAGGTCGTTTTCTTCCGGATTACACCTGCGATAAAGATTCGAATATAGATTGCTATTATAATCAGTATGCGTCTCACTGTGTGAGGACAGGTGCGCCAAA CATGGACGGTGCGGAGCAGCAATGTTGCTACGACAAAAATGGTTTCTTGATGTTAACTTATGATCAGCAATGGGGATCGCGACCGCATCGATCTCACAATTTAGGTTTCTTCCCATGGAATGAGGCTAATAAAGTCCCGACACTCTCGCACTGGTGGCACGACGTGGTGCCTATGTATGCGTGTTGTCTCTGGCAGGAAGAACAGGCTGTCGGTTGCGAGACGTTCCGATTCGAAAGGAGACCATCGCAGGATTGCATCGCCTATCAATCGCCAGGAGTGGCGACGGTGTTCGGCGATCCTCACTTCGTCACGTTCGACAACGTGGAGTATACCTTTAACGGCAAAGGCGAGTTTGTTCTGTTACGAGTGAACGATATCAAAGATAAACTCGATGTTCAAGGTAGATTTGAGCAAATGCCACCCAACATGTTCGGTCCAGTGATGGCGACGCATCTTACCTCGGTAGCAG TGAGGGGTAATAATTCCGCTACTATCGAAGTTCGTTTGAGACCTAAACATGCACAATGGCGATACAGACTGGATGTTTTCGCGGATGGtcaaagaatatattttgatagaCCAGCCTTAAAATTCCAACATTTCCCCGGGGTGGTCGTTTATACACCGACGTATATCCTGAATCAGAGCGAGGTCATTGTTATGCTCGACACCGGTGCTGGCGTAGAAGTCGTGGAGAACGAGGGATTTTTATCCACTCGAGTATATCTACCGTGGTCATATCTG AATAAAACCAGGGGACTGTTCGGCATTTGGAATTTCGATAAAACGGACGATTTGACGAGTCCAAGCGGATATCAAGTCCCAATCGGTAGCGTAAACAGTTCCAGGACTGTTCACACAGACTTCGCGTTGCATTGGATGTTAGAAGATAAGGAGAACAAACTGTTGGGAGCGGCTTTATTCCACAGGGAGTTTGGTAGAACGGCGAGCTACTACGCTAATCGCACGTTCGAGCCGGAATTTGGAAAGTATCCATCAGAAATACTCCCGGTGAATAAGTCGTACATCGCAGAGCGCGCAGCTCAACTGTGCAGCGATTCGTATCAGTGTCAATATGATTACGTTATGACGTTGAACCGAGATTTAGCGCACTTTACCCGAAATTACTACGATACCTACACTCAAATCCGAGCGTTGAACAAAGAGGAAG ttatatcCTGCGGTGTATTGGAAACACCACGATTTGGACGTAAGAGCAATTTTCTATTCGTGCCTGGGACGAAAGTGAGCTTCGAATGCAATCAGGATTTCACGTTGGTCGGTGATAAACGTCGAGTGTGCCTACCGGAAGGACGATGGAACACCCCGGAATACGGATACACGGAATGCCTTC
- the LOC105196470 gene encoding CCR4-NOT transcription complex subunit 7 isoform X2, whose translation MPSATGGTNQIGQQKGGGTMPINEECGIRDVWGHNLEEEFRTIRQVVQQYQYIAMDTEFPGVVARPIGEFRTNADYQYQLLRCNVDLLRIIQLGLTFLDESGNTPGGSYTTWQFNFKFNLHEDMYAQDSIDMLQNSGIQFKKHEEEGIDPLEFAELLMTSGIVLVDDIKWLSFHSGYDFGYLLKLLTDQKLPQEESEFFELLRIYFPTIYDVKYLMKSCKNLKGGLQEVAEQLEIQRVGPQHQAGSDSLLTGMVFFKMRERASEKLEPRNWHREQNSDSRIQTRGFEELIIK comes from the exons ATGCCTTCAGCTACCG gtgggACCAACCAAATTGGGCAACAGAAGGGAGGGGGGACTATGCCCATTAATGAAGAATGTGGAATCAGAGATGTATGGGGACACAATTTAGAAGAAGAGTTTCGTACAATTCGTCAAGTTGTACAACAATATCAGTATATTGCAATGGATACAGAATTTCCGGGTGTTGTAGCTAGGCCTATTG gAGAATTCAGAACTAACGCCGACTATCAATATCAGCTATTACGTTGCAATGTAGATCTTCTGCGAATAATTCAACTTGGTCTCACATTTCTTGATGAGTCGGGGAATACGCCAGGCGGTAGCTATACAACATGgcagtttaattttaaattcaacttACA TGAAGACATGTATGCACAGGATAGTATAGATATGCTACAAAATAGTGGTATACAGTTCAAGAAACATGAAGAGGAAGGCATTGATCCTTTAGAGTTTGCTGAACTGTTAATGACATCGGGAATTGTTCTTGTTGATGACATAAAATGGCTATCTTTTCATTCTGGCTACGATTTTGGTTACTTATTGAAACTCCTCACGGATCAAAAATTACCACAGGAGGAAAGTGAATTCTTCGAGCTTCTTAGGATATACTTTCCAACGATATATGATGTAAAA TACTTAATGAAATCGTGCAAGAACCTGAAAGGCGGTTTACAAGAAGTGGCAGAACAACTGGAAATTCAGAGAGTGGGTCCTCAACATCAAGCCGGCTCCGATTCCCTTCTTACTGGAATGGTCTTTTTTAAAATGCGAGAA AGAGCGTCTGAGAAATTGGAACCCCGAAACTGGCACAGAGAGCAGAATTCAGATAGCAGAATTCAGACACGTGGCTTCGaggagttaattataaaataa
- the LOC105196470 gene encoding CCR4-NOT transcription complex subunit 7 isoform X3 has product MPINEECGIRDVWGHNLEEEFRTIRQVVQQYQYIAMDTEFPGVVARPIGEFRTNADYQYQLLRCNVDLLRIIQLGLTFLDESGNTPGGSYTTWQFNFKFNLHEDMYAQDSIDMLQNSGIQFKKHEEEGIDPLEFAELLMTSGIVLVDDIKWLSFHSGYDFGYLLKLLTDQKLPQEESEFFELLRIYFPTIYDVKYLMKSCKNLKGGLQEVAEQLEIQRVGPQHQAGSDSLLTGMVFFKMREMFFEDNIDDVKYCGHLYGLGTSFVMNGSSTYMDSNGDNASTS; this is encoded by the exons ATGCCCATTAATGAAGAATGTGGAATCAGAGATGTATGGGGACACAATTTAGAAGAAGAGTTTCGTACAATTCGTCAAGTTGTACAACAATATCAGTATATTGCAATGGATACAGAATTTCCGGGTGTTGTAGCTAGGCCTATTG gAGAATTCAGAACTAACGCCGACTATCAATATCAGCTATTACGTTGCAATGTAGATCTTCTGCGAATAATTCAACTTGGTCTCACATTTCTTGATGAGTCGGGGAATACGCCAGGCGGTAGCTATACAACATGgcagtttaattttaaattcaacttACA TGAAGACATGTATGCACAGGATAGTATAGATATGCTACAAAATAGTGGTATACAGTTCAAGAAACATGAAGAGGAAGGCATTGATCCTTTAGAGTTTGCTGAACTGTTAATGACATCGGGAATTGTTCTTGTTGATGACATAAAATGGCTATCTTTTCATTCTGGCTACGATTTTGGTTACTTATTGAAACTCCTCACGGATCAAAAATTACCACAGGAGGAAAGTGAATTCTTCGAGCTTCTTAGGATATACTTTCCAACGATATATGATGTAAAA TACTTAATGAAATCGTGCAAGAACCTGAAAGGCGGTTTACAAGAAGTGGCAGAACAACTGGAAATTCAGAGAGTGGGTCCTCAACATCAAGCCGGCTCCGATTCCCTTCTTACTGGAATGGTCTTTTTTAAAATGCGAGAA ATGTTTTTCGAAGATAATATTGATGATGTAAAGTACTGTGGACATCTATATGGTCTGGGAACGTCATTTGTCATGAACGGATCTAGCACATATATGGACAGTAATGGAGATAACGCCTCGACATCGTAA